A window of the Gossypium hirsutum isolate 1008001.06 chromosome A05, Gossypium_hirsutum_v2.1, whole genome shotgun sequence genome harbors these coding sequences:
- the LOC107960558 gene encoding uncharacterized protein yields the protein MVVGLACLLVIVFYAHKSKAYMRINVGLGIFVVSLLVVPVMDAVYIKGQVGLYDKFYVTVGLLALAGIGDALVQGGLIGVAGELPERYMQAIVAGSGGSDWASANSRVDPGLTPFLVEKHSFSPELAVKTASSLTYVKDPRKCDTIISFLKESGFSKSHIEAVVKRKPNLLYSSLEKTIKPKFKIFQDLGFSTHDVADIVASDPWILTRSVDDRIAPSISDLKTVLGSNDDVVKLLKTSAWFLKSDLQKTMMPNIEFLRNCGICSSQIVSYVFSFPRFFLLKPESIKQFVERADALGFDRKSNMFLAAIRMLSSMSEENWELKLKLFRKLGFSEDDIMSTFRRTPQVFAVSERKIKQVTDFLLNRTNVGISFIISHPMVLICSLERRLKPRLLVIETLESKNSLRRKVSMTTIYKMPDKKFREKYVVPYLKELEEVSMSIVGT from the exons ATGGTCGTCGGCCTCGCTTGCCTCTTGGTCATTGTATTTTATGCTCACAAGAGTAAAGCTTACATGCGGATCAATGTTGGTTTGGGCATTTTCGTGGTTTCCCTGCTCGTCGTGCCTGTTATGGATGCGGTTTATATTAAGGGTCAGGTCGgattgtatgacaaattctacgTCACGGTCGGTCTTCTCGCTCTGGCGGGTATAGGCGATGCGCTTGTTCAAGGTGGGCTCATTGGAGTGGCTGGGGAATTGCCTGAACGCTACATGCAGGCTATCGTTGCGGGATCCGGCGGTTCTG ATTG GGCTTCGGCTAACTCCAGAGTTGACCCAGGTCTAACTCCATTTTTGGTTGAGAAACACAGCTTTTCCCCTGAACTTGCCGTCAAGACTGCATCTTCCCTAACCTATGTGAAGGATCCTCGTAAGTGTGATACTATAATTTCCTTCTTGAAAGAAAGCGGTTTCTCTAAATCCCATATTGAAGCAGTGGTCAAAAGAAAGCCTAACCTTCTATATTCTAGTCTTGAGAAAACCATTAAACCCAAGTTCAAGATTTTCCAGGATTTAGGATTTTCAACACATGATGTTGCTGATATTGTAGCTAGTGATCCCTGGATTTTGACTAGAAGCGTGGATGATAGGATTGCACCTTCTATTTCTGATTTAAAGACTGTTTTAGGATCGAATGATGATGTTGTTAAGTTATTGAAAACTTCTGCTTGGTTTCTCAAATCTGATTTGCAAAAGACTATGATGCCTAATATCGAGTTCTTGAGAAATTGCGGGATTTGTTCATCGCAAATTGTTTCATATGTGTTCAGCTTTCCTAGATTTTTCTTGCTTAAACCTGAGAGCATTAAGCAGTTTGTTGAAAGGGCGGATGCCTTGGGGTTCGATAGGAAGTCAAATATGTTTCTTGCTGCTATTAGGATGTTGAGTTCAATGAGTGAAGAGAATTGGGAACTCAAATTGAAGCTTTTTAGGAAATTGGGTTTCTCTGAAGATGATATCATGTCTACTTTTAGGAGGACACCACAGGTGTTTGCTGTATCTGAAAGGAAGATTAAGCAAGTCACTGACTTTTTGCTTAATAGAACGAATGTAGGTATTTCATTTATAATAAGCCACCCAATGGTGCTTATTTGCAGCCTTGAGCGTAGGCTGAAGCCTCGGTTACTGGTTATTGAGACTCTGGAAAGTAAGAATTCGCTAAGAAGGAAAGTTAGCATGACTACAATTTATAAGATGCCTGACAAGAAGTTCAGAGAGAAATACGTTGTTCCTTACTTAAAAGAGCTCGAGGAAGTATCCATGTCTATTGTGGGCacttaa